From the genome of Lampris incognitus isolate fLamInc1 chromosome 17, fLamInc1.hap2, whole genome shotgun sequence:
ATGATGTTTCATAGCGTAAGTTGTTCACCAAGGTGTCTGCTGGGTAAGAGAGATATGCACTGCATTCATGTTAGATTGTTAGGTGAGGATCACCTGAAACACTAATATCGATATTGGATtgccatatagtatatatatatatagagagagagagagagtgagaaagagagagagagaatatgctgTGGCGGAGAGGGTGTGGTGGGTGCATGGTTGGCATGGGAGCCGGAGAGTCAGGAGTGACTTATCTGGTAAACAAGCCTGTGCCTTATCAACTTCTCTTTGTCTGATAAAAGCCTGATTAAAATAATAGTATGAATAAGACCTGACCATATAAACcgtttttttttattgccacgGCCCCAATAAGGGCTTCACTGGAGTACTGTGTGCAAAGCCTTTATTGTGATGTTAGTCAGGTTATGGAAACCCTGTTTACCTATCACACTGTTTTTCCCGATCAGAGTTTCTGTGACATCTTTGGACAGCATCTACCAAGTTACAGCAGCTGAACAGATGGCGGTCACCCGCTGTTGGCCAAGTTACCGTTTTGTCGAAAAACGAGTGAAACAAAACTGCCCTCAGCATCTCTGAGACGGTCCTGTGCAGCAACAGCACAGAGATTCTGGCGGCGGCAGGTAAACTCGCTGGGCTGGGAGTGGTGCATTAGCAGCAAGCTGCGGAAAGGCTGCATATATTAATCATCATTAGTCAGACAATGCTCCATTGTGTACAACCTGCAATATGAAAGGAAGAGTTTGTTCATACAACTCGTGTAAACAGCCTAATCGGTCTATTGTCTTGTTTAGATAAGGACCTCCGCCGGGTGGTTGTGTGCATGCCAGTGTAGCCTGTGTGTGTTTAGGCAGGCACAGGGCAAAGCAGGCAAAGGGCAAAGTTCAGGGGGGAGTCGGATAATGTAGACCGCGTTTAGCCGTTGTATTCCAGCCCTTGCAAAGCAACATTTAAAAGATGGGGGAGACTGGAACGGGACAGTGGGAAAGAGACCGGAGAAGGAACGTTTGTTCCGTCATCGAACGCCGAGATTATTGGATGAATCACACCTCGTCCACAACAAAGGCCGTGCCTTTCAGCACGCCCTACCTCCAGAGGACCTGAGTCCCGCCACACATGCGCGGCAGAGCTGCGTACTAGTCAGTCTTTCCATTGACGAGCTGTCTGAATGATGCTGACGCTCTTCCCATCACTCAGCGATATTCTCTCTGGACGGTTTCAGCGCATGAGGTTGTTGTGAGAAGAAAGCGTGCATCCTCAATCGCCGAGTGATTATCAAGGCTCTGTTGTCATCCCTCAGCTCATCTCCATTATCTCATATAACAGCCAGTTTACATAACTGCCAAAAAATCCATATTGAATTAGCAGCCGAGGCGTGATACTGAACTCTCCTGACGCAGAAGTCTCTCAAATCCCCTAAACGCCGAGATCAAACGGTGTCGAAAACTTGTAACGGGGCTTTTTTAGAAAGCCGTTCCAGCATCCCGGCACACACCATAACACTAACCCCTGCCCCCATGCCCCCATACCCCcagctgccaccaccaccacccgcccATCCATCCTTCCCCGTGTAATGTGTCAAAGGGTGGTGGATTCGGAAACGGAAAAGGGAACCCTACTAACACTTTAAGCGATGCTTATTTTTCCCCCAAGCAATATCTTTATTAATATTTGTAAATTATTcccaacaacaaagaaacaaatgaGTTCTCATCCAGCAAGAGCGATATTAAAAGGCAAATAGATTATTGCCCAATGTTAAAATTGGGCCTTCCCTTACATGTCAGACATTTGGAGGATAACAACAGGATGCAAGGaacaataaaaataaacatatgtaaataaaaaatggtaaataaataaaaatcaaatgaGTTTCTCTGCTTCTCACAAGGGCTCCTCTATTGTTATATTCACGTCTTCCTTTCATTACTTGCACATCGTTATCAAGCTCAGACACACAGTTCACATGGAGCAGAATAAGTATTTAAAGGAGTGAGTTCACACAACCCCAGAGGACCACTTACATTTATACCTCGTCTGCCACATCCATCACATCACTTACATCCACCTTCTCCATACATTGTATAAAAGGACCCCAAATATTTTCAAAGAGCGGTCGTTTACCTTTAATAATGTAAGTAATGTTTTCCAGGGGTAAAGTTATGGACAGTTCTTTAATCCAACTAATGAGTTTTGGCTTACTGGTCTCCTTCCAAGAGAGGGAAATAACTCTTTTTGCCGGCAGTAAACAAAGATGATCCGGGGCAGCAACAGCTTTCCTGGGTGTATGACGTGTAGCAGGGTGTAAACCTAAAATGAAAAACTTGgggtcaagtgttaagtgtacgCCCAGTATCCTCTCCAGAGCTTGTTTAATCTCCCTCCAGAACTGTTCGACTTTATCGCATCCCCGAACACAGTGAAAAGATGTCCCCTTCTCCTGTCCACACCTGATACACAAGTCCGGCATAGCACTATTATACTTGTTTAGCTTTTCTGGTGTCCTCATCAGCCAGTTATATTGCAGCGATGTGAGCCGAGTATTCACAGTTTGTGTTTGTGCCTCAGCTCCTGCTGCTCCCCGTCCCCCGGAAGGGACGTCCCTCAACTAAACCATTATATCATTTTGAGACGATACCCTTTCCACAGCAGTTGTTTTGCATTTCTGTGCCCAGAATAGGTAATGGGGGAGCCGACAGACCCTGACTTTGAGACGATCTAATAAAGTTTTTCACCTGTAGGTGTTTGAAGTACTTGTGTGGGATGTCATATCTGGCAACCAACTCCTCAAACGACATTAAGGCCCCGCTATCTGCTGCCACGAGGTCCCCTATTGGCCCCTACTGACCGTTTTCAGTCCACTTCATAGAGCCTGCATCTGCTCTGCCAGGTGGAGGGAAAAGCAATGCTTATTTTAGCGGATGATGAAATGCAATTCCCTGATGTGAAAAGTCTTGATGCccaactttttcttcttcttcttcttttttttcccttcttcttcttcctcctcactCTCTCACCCCCATCGAGCTCTCTTTCTACTTACCTGTGTTGGGAATGCTGACCTTTGGCCTTTCTATCTTAGCATGAGATCTCATACAGGGCCCCCGGAGAGCACACTGAGGATGACCGAGTTCAGGAGAAGTTGCATGTTCTCGACCGGCACCTGTTTGAACCCCGTATGGGCTGGGTCGGCTGCTGATGCGTCAGTACTGCTGCTCCAGACGCACATGGCTAAGGAGATGGTGTATTGATTCATGCTCCTATTTATGGAAAGGATGCTTTTAGTGTTGTATTTCACTTGCTTTCCAAATGTTACCCAGCCGGGTATTTGAGTCTTATTCTATTACGAGGACACTTGTCCAATATCGTTGTCAAGGTAATAcggttttatttgtgtgtgtgtgtggaacgcCCGAGTTGACGCAGTCGCTGACTCACAGTTTTAATcaatccaagtgtgtgtgtgtgtgtgtgtgtgtgtgtgtgtgtgtgtgtgtgtgtgtgtgtgtgtgtgtgtgtgtgtgtgtgttttctggcagACAATCCTGGTCGGAGACAGCGGAGTGGGAAAGACATCTCTGTTGGTGCAGTTTGACCAGGGCAAGTTCATCCCTGGCTCCTTCTCTGCCACCGTGGGCATTGGcttcacggtgtgtgtgtgtgtgagtgtgtgtgtgtgtgtgtgtgtgtgtgtgtgtgtgtgtgtgtgtgtgtttatttgcatgCCTGTGTCTCTGTGGCTAATgtttgtacagtaggtggcagcTCAAACAAATCAAATAAGTCAAGTGCAATGAATGATTAGCCGAGTCGCTTGTCAGGCAGTCTAACCTCCGAACATCGGCGCAATGAGTccaatgtcctctctctctctccctcccacccgCCCCGCTCCGCTCAGAACAAAGAGGTGCCAGTTGACAATGTAAAGGTCAAactacaggtcagtaaatcaTTTCTACTCAATACTCTGTGGAATTTCCCAATAGTGGCCTATTTTTCAAGCAAAGACCTTGTTTCCAACCAGCGATAAACCCTCGGCTGCTTTGCCACCCCTCACCTGAAATCCCTATCGTAATAGTCGCTGTTAAACCCAAGTGCATGCTGGGCCGTGCGTGTGATCCCTGTCAGAGAAATTTCTTTTTTCCTCCATTCAGATTTGGGACACGGCAGGTCAAGAAAGGTTTAGGAGTGTGACGCACGCATATTACAGAGATGCACAGGGTAAGACGGAGAGATGAGAGTCCGCATCACTTACTGGGCTTTCTGTCGTGTTCATCACCAAGgaattttttaatttcatttgggggggggggaagaactgAAAGCTGCAATCATTAGTTCATCCATCCTTTTTGTTTGTTCTTATTTGCAGCCTTGCTCCTTCTGTACGACATAACCAGTAAATCGTCCTTTGACAACATCAGGGTGAGTCTGAATCATCGCAGGGGCCCTGACTGATGTGTAATGAAGTAATCAAGGAAAGGAAATAGCCTTTAGCAAGACATCCCAAAGGGGCTCGCAGTGACCTCTGTGTGCATGTTAACCTGTCATGCAGTCATTACCACCATGCAAatattctctcttctctctttcccccctctcactctctctctctcctctctgtgtctctatctgttTATATGCataagtgtctgtctgtctgtctgtctgtctgtctgtctgtctgtctgtctgtctgtctgtctgtctgtctgtctgtctgtctgtctgtctgtctgtctgtctgtctgtctgtctgtctgtctgtctgtctgtctgtctgtctgtctgtctgtctgtctgtctgtctgtctgtctgtctatctatctatctatctatctatctatctatctatctatctatctatctatctatctatctatctatctatctatctatctatctatctatctatctatctatctatctatctatctatctctctgtctgtctgtctgtctgtctgtctatctaggcATGGTTAACAGAGATCCATGAGTATGCACACAGTGAAGTAGTCATCATGTTGCTGGGCAACAAGGTGAGGAAGGAGTGCAGGAGAATCACTACAGAATAAGGACAGTAGGAAGAAATCACGCATTGAGAATAACATATATCATCTTTAAGAAATGTGTTTTGAAAAATGTCATTTCACATGATATGAACGTTTATGAAAagaacacacgtgtgtgtgtgtgtgtgtgtgtgtgtgtgtgtgtgtgtgtgtgtgtgtgtggtgagctcATTCACTAAATAAGTAGTTTTTGTCCCTCTCTCCACACTGAATGACATTCACATGACATCATTCTGTGGTAACGATGCTGGTTTGCTTAAAAGCCTGGGCATTTGATATTTTGGGTTGTTTGCGGCGTCGATCTAGAAATTGAAGCGTATCCCACTTTAGTTGTCATTTGTGATTGTTAAGATGGTGTTGTGTGTGTAAATAGAGATGTCCTAGCATCACCGCACAGTGCGCTGTGTGTCACGTGTTCGTGTGGTTCTGTCTGTCAGGCCGACATGAGCGGCGAGAGAGTCATCAGGAGGGACGAGGGAGAGAAGCTTGCCAGAGTGAGTATTTTGCAAACCGTCTTGTGCATATTTCAGAAACCATATTCATCAATCTATAATTATCATGAATAACTCACTTCAAACATGTGTATCCGTTACTCGGCTGCTAATTATTGATGTTTTCTGATTCTTGATATCGAGGAGTATTCAGTGCCTTTCATGGAGACTAGTGCCAAGACCGGCGTCAACGTGGAGCTGGCTTTCACCGCGGTGGCTAAGTGTGTCATGACCTTTTTACACAATAATAGGCTTTCCACGTTGCGTCTGTTACGACAGCGTCAACCTGGCCTGCACTGACCAGGCCTGAATCGCGGTCCTTATCACATGTCTGTGGTCCAGTTttttgctttgttgttcactAAACTCGTGTGTCTTTCTCTCCACAAGGGAACTGAAACACAGGGCCATCCGACACCCGAACGAACCCAAGTTTCAGATTCACGAATATATCGAGGCGCAGAAGGAGAAATCGGGCTGCTGTAGCTATTTCTAAACCTCCTCTCCACATCCGCCTCCTCCCCggttctcccctcccctccattcCATGCACGCTTGGTGAGCCATCTTTGAGGAACACAGAGACACAGGGTGAGAGAGAACAGAAAGAGGTTCCATGACCACGAAGCCACCAggccaaccaccgggccaccgagACTGACGGCTGAATGTTGACAGAATGAGAAATCCAAAGCTGGGGTTTGCTGCATACGACAAATGATTGCAGATCATTTCTCAGTTgtcacttttctttctttttttgtgattcccccccccccttttttctccccagttgtacttggccaatcaccccactctctgagccgtcccggtcgctgctccaccccctctgccgatccggggagggctgcagactaccacatgcctcctccaatacatgtggagtcgccagctgcttcttttcacctgacagtgaggagttttgccgggggggcgtagcacatgggaggatcacgctatgccccccagtccccccccctcctggacagctgccccgaccgaccagaggaggcgctagtgcagtgaccaggacacacacccacatccggcttcccacccgcagacacggccaattgtgtctgtagggatgcccgaccaagccggaggtgacatggggattcgaatcggcggtGTCACTTTTCAAGAGCAATGGATGTTCTTTAAGTTAAGTACACCCTGACATCGTCATATGCTAGTAGAGAGCAGCCTATGTTACGTTATGCCACATTGAAGTATGTTCTTCCCTCTGCAAGAGCTTGAAAGTGGATCCTGTCGGAAATATCAGCGTTTCAGTCAGCCGTTGCAGTCTTGTGGTAACTTCAAGAGTGACGCAATCTACCAATGGATCGAGAGTAAGGCCATACACTGTGTCCTGGAGTCAACCCAGCGTCAAGTAAAtgcattttacaaaaaaaaaataatctctaAGTGAGCCAAGCATCCAGGAAGGATTTTCTTGATAAAATGCAGTCAGTTACTGTCGGATAAAGCTCAGGGACTCGACTAGCAGAAAAATGTGCAAAGCAAACGTGTTTCGGTGTGAGCTGCAAAGCTGCTTGTAGAGAGGAAAGGAGTCTAGCTAGCTATTACAGTAAGTGGTGTAATAAAGAGATCATCGACATTACAAATGTTGCTCTGGACAAGGTAACAACATCCACAATAGATCAAACACGCCAACAAAGAAGAGTGAATTATTTGCACAATGGTTTACCACAGGGAAATCCATTGTTCTGTCATATTTAGTCCTCTCTAAAAGTTGTACACATTTTTGAGAGATAAAAGTTTTATTTGATTACTTACTGTGTTTTGCCAAGTTTGCTGCATGCTTTTTGTCTTCTCTTCTTGTAACTTTGTTCACTTCTAGGATTTGagctattttttttttagatcagttgcaTGTTTACAACAATGCAGAGTACCAAAATTTTTGTGCAATGCATCCAAAATGAATTTATCCCTCTCTGATGTTTGCATCACTATGAACAATTTCTTTATGTGCACTCTGGCTGACATCATATTTCAACTTGATGCCCAGGGTTTAATTTCTGCCCTcaaaaaaggtaaaaaaagaTAGGTAAGAAACGTAGAAGACTCTTGTCCTGTGTTGCATGGTTGGCTACCGCATCAATACAGAGCACATCACAAATTACATTACGCACTAATGATACCAATGCAGTGGCCCCATGTTCAGGTTTTACTTGAATTTAGGACAACTTGTGAAATGCCTGTCTACCAGTGCGCAAGTTCAGAATGACCATCCAACAACAGTATACAATTAAGTTTTGAGGAAAAACACGCTTAGAAATAagttcatgtttgttttattgaAGTTGGCGCTGCTATTCATAAAGTGACAGTCCAGATTGCTTGGGTTTATTATATCTATAAGTGATTCACATTTTTGCTCTTCAGACCTTGTATACggtcagattttatttgttgttggaATTATATTGTCCAAAACTTTTATGTGCTGTATGctatattaaaaaacaaaaccaaactatttttcaaacataTTGAACTTTTCTAATAATTGTTTGTCTTCCCAACTGTCCTCGGACCagtttgctttgtgtgtgtgtgtgtgtgtgagagagagagagagagagagagagagagagagagagagagagagagagagagagagagagagagagagagagagagagagagagagagagagagagagagagagagagagagagagagagagagagagagagagagagagagagagagagaaccgccAGAGGGCAGCATTACATCCTGCTGTTGAATTTACAGGCCAGCTACAATCAGATGCGCTTCATTCACAAGCACACAAGCCAAAATATCAAGCAGAAGGATGGAAACATTAAATCAAAACAGAACATTTGTGACGTCACACAACATCTGTCTGCTTCAACCCTCTGAACAAAATCTTCAAATAAAATCAGGAGGTTTGGCgtatttatcacacacacacactagcgtcACGGCGAATGTGAAACGAAGTAGTGATGGTGGATTCGCGAACGACCCGATTCTTTTTTAGCGGCTCTTTGGTACGAGTTTGGTGTACTTCGGTCGTACTTGGTGATGGCCGTTCTGTCATTGTACCCAAATGTCACTGTCTGCCCTAAATCCACTCCCCCTTAACGTGAACAGTGAGAATCAGCAATTCTAGACGTGTTTgtgggaagaagaaaaaagaaccaAACTCGAAAATGCAGCAGCAGTATTTGGATGCACTTAAGCAATAAAAAAAAGGATAAAGCTGAGTGCAATACTTGCAAATCTAAAATATAGCTTAAAGCAGGGTCAACAAACCATCTTCACCGCCACTTAAAAACACAGCATCCAACACAGACGGATATGGCGTCACCTTGTGTCACGTTTACAGCGCAGATCATTGACATTAGGTCTGGCAATACGAGAAACGTAGTGCTGCTAAACCCGGTCCACACATGTGAAATCAAATCATATTGGGGGGATGTCTAAG
Proteins encoded in this window:
- the LOC130127791 gene encoding ras-related protein Rab-37-like is translated as MERMESMEPISACYTTDYPEIKPGGDLGCKETTDGQSKTSPAPLYDEDFMHKTILVGDSGVGKTSLLVQFDQGKFIPGSFSATVGIGFTNKEVPVDNVKVKLQIWDTAGQERFRSVTHAYYRDAQALLLLYDITSKSSFDNIRAWLTEIHEYAHSEVVIMLLGNKADMSGERVIRRDEGEKLAREYSVPFMETSAKTGVNVELAFTAVAKELKHRAIRHPNEPKFQIHEYIEAQKEKSGCCSYF